TCGAGGTTCATGCTCTTGAGTTTCGCCATCAGCTCGTTCAGCGACTTGCGTCCAAAATTCTTGAACTTCAGCATTTCTGACTCTTCTCTGGAAACTAGATCAGCGATTGTTCTGATATTGTTGGCTTTCAAGCAATTATACGAACGAACGGAAAGTTCCATTTCATCGACGCTCTTCTTCAACAGATTCCGCACTTTGATTACGTCCTCGTTGGGAACGTCTCTCGTGAATTCGACTGGTTTGGATTCCACTTTTAAAAAGAGTCCAAAATATTCTCTCAGCAGATTCGAGGCAATGTCGATGGATTCTTCCGGCGTGATGCTTCCGTCGGTTTCGATATCCAGAATCATCTTTTCCAAAACCTCACGGGATGTTCCCGGTAGGTTTTCAACATGAAAAGAGACGTTAGTAATCGGCGAAAAAATGGAATCGATAAAAATCGTTCCAATCGGAAAATCCAGCGTTTTGTTTCTCTCAGCAGGAACCCAGCCGGTTCCGCGCGATATTTTTAACTCAATCGCGAAATCGGCTTTTTCATTCAGCGTACAAATGTGGAGATCTGGATTGAGGATCTTGAACTGTGTGGTGTCTTTGCCAATCTCTCCAGCAAGAAATTCACCTTCGCCCTTAAATTGAAGATGAATCTTGTCAGGTTTCGGATCGAACAATTTGATACGCACCTGTTTTAGATTCAGGATTATATCCGCCACATCTTCCTTGACGCCGGTGATAGAGGCAAATTCATGAAGGACGCCGTCTATTTTGATCGACGAGATCGCGGCGCCGGGAATCGAAGTCAGAAGGACTCGCCTCAGCGCATTTCCGATCGTCGTACCAAAACCACGTTCCAACGGCTGTACGATATAAACGGCGTGTGTATCAATGGATTGCTCTTTTACAACTCTGGCTACGATTTGCTCTTGTATGGTCATTTATCTCCTCACTATTTAGAATAGAGTTCAACGACTAATTGTTCATTCACATCCATACCCATTTGGTCTCTTTCGGGGACCTGAACAAAAATGCCCTGCAATTTGGCTTTGTCAAGAATCAGCCATAAAAGTTCATGGTCTCCATGAATTCTTTTCATGGATTCATGAATAACTACCAACTTTCTGCTTTTTTCTTTGACCTGAATAACGTCGTTCGGTTTTACGAGATAGGAAGGAATGGTGACGATTTTCCCATTGACGGTAAAATGTCTATGGCTAACCAACTCGCGCGCCATTTTCCGAGAAGATGCGAATCCAAGCCGATAAACGACATTATCAAGACGGCTTTCTAAAAGTTTCATCAGATTGGTACCTGTGATGCCTTTTTGCCCTGTCGCAATTTCAAAATAACGCCTGAACTGCTTTTCGTATATCCCGTAAATTCTCTTGATTTTTTGCTTTTCTCTTAACTGCAAACCATAGTTTGACAGTCGTCTACGATTGGTTTGTCCATGTTGTCCCGGAACATAGCTCTTCTTTTCGAAAGAACATTTGGTGCTGTTACACCGTTCGCCTTTTAAAAAGAGCTTTTTACCTTCTCTGCGACACAACTTACAAACCGGACCTGTATATCTTGCCATCTATTTTACTCCCAAGATTTGACTTTATACTCTTCTGCGTTTCGGAGGTCTGCATCCATTATGCGGGATAGGTGTGACGTCCTTGATCGACATGATCTGGAGCCCTGCCAGATTCAGCGCGCGGATAGCGGCTTCTCTGCCAGCGCCCGGGCCTTTGACCCGAACCTCAACGCGGCTTAACCCAAGCTCCATCGCTTCCTTTGCGGCTTTCGTGGATGCCAGCTGGGCGGCAAACGGAGTGTTCTTCCGGGAGCCCTTGAAACCGGCAGCCCCTGACGACGCCCACGAGATCACATTCCCGAAGTTATCTGTGAGTGAAATGATCGTATTATTAAAGGTCGCTTTGACGGTCGCAATACCTTCGGCGTCAACCTTAATTTTTTTCTTTTTCTTCGTTGCGGCACGTTTTTGTGGCAATTCAGATACCTCCTTTATTATCCTTTCTTACCGACTTTCGTTTTCTTCCTGCTGACAGTGCGTCTTGGACCTTTAGCTGTGCGGGCGTTGGTCTTTGTGCGCTGTCCTCTGACAGGTAAGCCACGTCTATGTCTGAGACCACGATAGCTTCCGATTT
The Candidatus Marinimicrobia bacterium CG08_land_8_20_14_0_20_45_22 DNA segment above includes these coding regions:
- a CDS encoding 30S ribosomal protein S4 produces the protein MARYTGPVCKLCRREGKKLFLKGERCNSTKCSFEKKSYVPGQHGQTNRRRLSNYGLQLREKQKIKRIYGIYEKQFRRYFEIATGQKGITGTNLMKLLESRLDNVVYRLGFASSRKMARELVSHRHFTVNGKIVTIPSYLVKPNDVIQVKEKSRKLVVIHESMKRIHGDHELLWLILDKAKLQGIFVQVPERDQMGMDVNEQLVVELYSK
- a CDS encoding DNA-directed RNA polymerase subunit alpha encodes the protein MTIQEQIVARVVKEQSIDTHAVYIVQPLERGFGTTIGNALRRVLLTSIPGAAISSIKIDGVLHEFASITGVKEDVADIILNLKQVRIKLFDPKPDKIHLQFKGEGEFLAGEIGKDTTQFKILNPDLHICTLNEKADFAIELKISRGTGWVPAERNKTLDFPIGTIFIDSIFSPITNVSFHVENLPGTSREVLEKMILDIETDGSITPEESIDIASNLLREYFGLFLKVESKPVEFTRDVPNEDVIKVRNLLKKSVDEMELSVRSYNCLKANNIRTIADLVSREESEMLKFKNFGRKSLNELMAKLKSMNLEFGIDVEKYLIEKED
- a CDS encoding 30S ribosomal protein S11, with product MPQKRAATKKKKKIKVDAEGIATVKATFNNTIISLTDNFGNVISWASSGAAGFKGSRKNTPFAAQLASTKAAKEAMELGLSRVEVRVKGPGAGREAAIRALNLAGLQIMSIKDVTPIPHNGCRPPKRRRV